A part of Primulina eburnea isolate SZY01 chromosome 10, ASM2296580v1, whole genome shotgun sequence genomic DNA contains:
- the LOC140842335 gene encoding argininosuccinate synthase, chloroplastic-like isoform X1, whose protein sequence is MTSEQEVGVKSTEYDGDAVVQAGSNFGLTCSKDGKSLIAPHCLIPSAVRAVLASDKETEIASGMDGKTLPKKFNKVVLAYSGGLDTSVIVPWLRENYGCEVVCFTADVGQGIQELEGLEQKAKASGACQLVVKDLKEEFVRDFVFPCLRAGAIYERKYLLGTSTARPVIAKAMVDVAKEVGADAVSHGCTGKGNDQVRFELTFFALNPELSVVAPWREWEIKGREDAIEYAVKHNVPVPVTKKSIYSRDRNLWHLSHEGDILEDPANEPMEDMYMMTVDPKEAPDQPEYVKIGIVEGLPVSINEQKLAPASLLSELNDIGGKHGIGRVDMVENRLVGMKSRGVYETPGGTILFTAVRELESLTLDRETMQTKDFLALKYAELVYAGRWFDPLRESIDAFMKEITKTTSGSVTLKLYKGSVSVTGRESPNSLYRQDISSFESGEIYNQADAAGFIRLYGLPTRVRAMLDKNL, encoded by the exons ATGACTTCGGAACAAGAG GTAGGGGTGAAATCGACTGAATATGATGGGGATGCAGTTGTCCAAGCTGGATCTAACTTTGGTCTCACGTGTAGTAAGGATGGTAAAAGTCTCATTGCTCCACACTGCTTGATTCCAT CAGCTGTCCGAGCAGTTTTGGCTAGTGACAAAGAGACAGAGATTGCTAGTGGTATGGATGGAAAAACTTTGCCTAAAAAGTTTAACAAAGTGGTCCTGGCATATAGCGGCGGTTTAGATACCTCTGTGATTGTGCCGTGGCTTAG GGAAAATTATGGCTGTGAAGTTGTTTGCTTCACTGCTGATGTTGGCCAA GGCATTCAAGAATTAGAAGGTCTGGAACAAAAGGCCAAGGCTAGTGGAGCGTGTCAACTAGTGGTGAAGGATTTGAAAGAGGAATTTGTGAGAGATTTTGTATTTCCTTGCTTGCGAGCTGGTGCTATCtatgagagaaaatatttacTTGGGACTTCAACGGCACGACCTGTTATTGCTAAg GCCATGGTTGATGTGGCCAAAGAAGTTGGAGCCGATGCTGTTTCTCATGGATGTACAGGAAAAGGAAATGACCAG GTCCGGTTTGAGCTCACTTTCTTTGCTCTGAATCCTGAACTGAGTGTTGTTGCTCCTTGGAGGGAATGGGAAATAAAGGGAAGAGAAGATGCAATCGAATATGCTGTAAAGCATAATGTACCTGTTCCGGTGACAAAGAAATCCATATACAGCAGAGATAGGAATCTGTGGCACCTGAGTCATGAG GGGGATATCTTAGAAGATCCAGCGAATGAGCCTATGGAGGACATGTACATGATGACTGTCGACCCGAAAGAGGCACCGGATCAACCTGA GTATGTGAAGATTGGTATAGTTGAGGGTCTCCCCGTTTCAATAAATGAACAGAAACTCGCTCCTGCATCTCTTCTCTCAGAGCTGAATGACATTGGTGGTAAGCATGGGATTGGCCGTGTAGATATGGTTGAAAATCGTCTGGTGGGAATGAAGAGTCGTGGGGTCTATGAAACTCCTGGTGGGACAATACTCTTCACAGCTGTGAGAGAACTCGAGTCTCTGACACTTGATCGTGAAACCATGCAGACGAAGGATTTCCTGGCCTTGAAGTACGCCGAGTTAGTATATGCCGGCAGATGGTTTGATCCACTTCGCGAGTCAATTGATGCTTTCATGAAGGAAATCACAAAAACTACTAGTGGATCAGTGACTCTCAAACTTTATAAAGGATCTGTAAGTGTAACCGGTAGGGAAAGTCCAAACAGTCTGTACAGACAAGACATCTCCTCGTTCGAGAGTGGGGAAATCTACAATCAAGCCGATGCTGCTGGTTTCATACGTCTCTATGGATTGCCAACGAGGGTCCGCGCTATGCTTGACAAGAACCTGTAA
- the LOC140842335 gene encoding argininosuccinate synthase, chloroplastic-like isoform X4, whose product MTSEQEVGVKSTEYDGDAVVQAGSNFGLTCSKDAVRAVLASDKETEIASGMDGKTLPKKFNKVVLAYSGGLDTSVIVPWLRENYGCEVVCFTADVGQGIQELEGLEQKAKASGACQLVVKDLKEEFVRDFVFPCLRAGAIYERKYLLGTSTARPVIAKAMVDVAKEVGADAVSHGCTGKGNDQVRFELTFFALNPELSVVAPWREWEIKGREDAIEYAVKHNVPVPVTKKSIYSRDRNLWHLSHEGDILEDPANEPMEDMYMMTVDPKEAPDQPEYVKIGIVEGLPVSINEQKLAPASLLSELNDIGGKHGIGRVDMVENRLVGMKSRGVYETPGGTILFTAVRELESLTLDRETMQTKDFLALKYAELVYAGRWFDPLRESIDAFMKEITKTTSGSVTLKLYKGSVSVTGRESPNSLYRQDISSFESGEIYNQADAAGFIRLYGLPTRVRAMLDKNL is encoded by the exons ATGACTTCGGAACAAGAG GTAGGGGTGAAATCGACTGAATATGATGGGGATGCAGTTGTCCAAGCTGGATCTAACTTTGGTCTCACGTGTAGTAAGGATG CTGTCCGAGCAGTTTTGGCTAGTGACAAAGAGACAGAGATTGCTAGTGGTATGGATGGAAAAACTTTGCCTAAAAAGTTTAACAAAGTGGTCCTGGCATATAGCGGCGGTTTAGATACCTCTGTGATTGTGCCGTGGCTTAG GGAAAATTATGGCTGTGAAGTTGTTTGCTTCACTGCTGATGTTGGCCAA GGCATTCAAGAATTAGAAGGTCTGGAACAAAAGGCCAAGGCTAGTGGAGCGTGTCAACTAGTGGTGAAGGATTTGAAAGAGGAATTTGTGAGAGATTTTGTATTTCCTTGCTTGCGAGCTGGTGCTATCtatgagagaaaatatttacTTGGGACTTCAACGGCACGACCTGTTATTGCTAAg GCCATGGTTGATGTGGCCAAAGAAGTTGGAGCCGATGCTGTTTCTCATGGATGTACAGGAAAAGGAAATGACCAG GTCCGGTTTGAGCTCACTTTCTTTGCTCTGAATCCTGAACTGAGTGTTGTTGCTCCTTGGAGGGAATGGGAAATAAAGGGAAGAGAAGATGCAATCGAATATGCTGTAAAGCATAATGTACCTGTTCCGGTGACAAAGAAATCCATATACAGCAGAGATAGGAATCTGTGGCACCTGAGTCATGAG GGGGATATCTTAGAAGATCCAGCGAATGAGCCTATGGAGGACATGTACATGATGACTGTCGACCCGAAAGAGGCACCGGATCAACCTGA GTATGTGAAGATTGGTATAGTTGAGGGTCTCCCCGTTTCAATAAATGAACAGAAACTCGCTCCTGCATCTCTTCTCTCAGAGCTGAATGACATTGGTGGTAAGCATGGGATTGGCCGTGTAGATATGGTTGAAAATCGTCTGGTGGGAATGAAGAGTCGTGGGGTCTATGAAACTCCTGGTGGGACAATACTCTTCACAGCTGTGAGAGAACTCGAGTCTCTGACACTTGATCGTGAAACCATGCAGACGAAGGATTTCCTGGCCTTGAAGTACGCCGAGTTAGTATATGCCGGCAGATGGTTTGATCCACTTCGCGAGTCAATTGATGCTTTCATGAAGGAAATCACAAAAACTACTAGTGGATCAGTGACTCTCAAACTTTATAAAGGATCTGTAAGTGTAACCGGTAGGGAAAGTCCAAACAGTCTGTACAGACAAGACATCTCCTCGTTCGAGAGTGGGGAAATCTACAATCAAGCCGATGCTGCTGGTTTCATACGTCTCTATGGATTGCCAACGAGGGTCCGCGCTATGCTTGACAAGAACCTGTAA
- the LOC140842335 gene encoding argininosuccinate synthase, chloroplastic-like isoform X3 has protein sequence MTSEQEVGVKSTEYDGDAVVQAGSNFGLTCSKDAAVRAVLASDKETEIASGMDGKTLPKKFNKVVLAYSGGLDTSVIVPWLRENYGCEVVCFTADVGQGIQELEGLEQKAKASGACQLVVKDLKEEFVRDFVFPCLRAGAIYERKYLLGTSTARPVIAKAMVDVAKEVGADAVSHGCTGKGNDQVRFELTFFALNPELSVVAPWREWEIKGREDAIEYAVKHNVPVPVTKKSIYSRDRNLWHLSHEGDILEDPANEPMEDMYMMTVDPKEAPDQPEYVKIGIVEGLPVSINEQKLAPASLLSELNDIGGKHGIGRVDMVENRLVGMKSRGVYETPGGTILFTAVRELESLTLDRETMQTKDFLALKYAELVYAGRWFDPLRESIDAFMKEITKTTSGSVTLKLYKGSVSVTGRESPNSLYRQDISSFESGEIYNQADAAGFIRLYGLPTRVRAMLDKNL, from the exons ATGACTTCGGAACAAGAG GTAGGGGTGAAATCGACTGAATATGATGGGGATGCAGTTGTCCAAGCTGGATCTAACTTTGGTCTCACGTGTAGTAAGGATG CAGCTGTCCGAGCAGTTTTGGCTAGTGACAAAGAGACAGAGATTGCTAGTGGTATGGATGGAAAAACTTTGCCTAAAAAGTTTAACAAAGTGGTCCTGGCATATAGCGGCGGTTTAGATACCTCTGTGATTGTGCCGTGGCTTAG GGAAAATTATGGCTGTGAAGTTGTTTGCTTCACTGCTGATGTTGGCCAA GGCATTCAAGAATTAGAAGGTCTGGAACAAAAGGCCAAGGCTAGTGGAGCGTGTCAACTAGTGGTGAAGGATTTGAAAGAGGAATTTGTGAGAGATTTTGTATTTCCTTGCTTGCGAGCTGGTGCTATCtatgagagaaaatatttacTTGGGACTTCAACGGCACGACCTGTTATTGCTAAg GCCATGGTTGATGTGGCCAAAGAAGTTGGAGCCGATGCTGTTTCTCATGGATGTACAGGAAAAGGAAATGACCAG GTCCGGTTTGAGCTCACTTTCTTTGCTCTGAATCCTGAACTGAGTGTTGTTGCTCCTTGGAGGGAATGGGAAATAAAGGGAAGAGAAGATGCAATCGAATATGCTGTAAAGCATAATGTACCTGTTCCGGTGACAAAGAAATCCATATACAGCAGAGATAGGAATCTGTGGCACCTGAGTCATGAG GGGGATATCTTAGAAGATCCAGCGAATGAGCCTATGGAGGACATGTACATGATGACTGTCGACCCGAAAGAGGCACCGGATCAACCTGA GTATGTGAAGATTGGTATAGTTGAGGGTCTCCCCGTTTCAATAAATGAACAGAAACTCGCTCCTGCATCTCTTCTCTCAGAGCTGAATGACATTGGTGGTAAGCATGGGATTGGCCGTGTAGATATGGTTGAAAATCGTCTGGTGGGAATGAAGAGTCGTGGGGTCTATGAAACTCCTGGTGGGACAATACTCTTCACAGCTGTGAGAGAACTCGAGTCTCTGACACTTGATCGTGAAACCATGCAGACGAAGGATTTCCTGGCCTTGAAGTACGCCGAGTTAGTATATGCCGGCAGATGGTTTGATCCACTTCGCGAGTCAATTGATGCTTTCATGAAGGAAATCACAAAAACTACTAGTGGATCAGTGACTCTCAAACTTTATAAAGGATCTGTAAGTGTAACCGGTAGGGAAAGTCCAAACAGTCTGTACAGACAAGACATCTCCTCGTTCGAGAGTGGGGAAATCTACAATCAAGCCGATGCTGCTGGTTTCATACGTCTCTATGGATTGCCAACGAGGGTCCGCGCTATGCTTGACAAGAACCTGTAA
- the LOC140842335 gene encoding argininosuccinate synthase, chloroplastic-like isoform X2 translates to MTSEQEVGVKSTEYDGDAVVQAGSNFGLTCSKDGKSLIAPHCLIPSVRAVLASDKETEIASGMDGKTLPKKFNKVVLAYSGGLDTSVIVPWLRENYGCEVVCFTADVGQGIQELEGLEQKAKASGACQLVVKDLKEEFVRDFVFPCLRAGAIYERKYLLGTSTARPVIAKAMVDVAKEVGADAVSHGCTGKGNDQVRFELTFFALNPELSVVAPWREWEIKGREDAIEYAVKHNVPVPVTKKSIYSRDRNLWHLSHEGDILEDPANEPMEDMYMMTVDPKEAPDQPEYVKIGIVEGLPVSINEQKLAPASLLSELNDIGGKHGIGRVDMVENRLVGMKSRGVYETPGGTILFTAVRELESLTLDRETMQTKDFLALKYAELVYAGRWFDPLRESIDAFMKEITKTTSGSVTLKLYKGSVSVTGRESPNSLYRQDISSFESGEIYNQADAAGFIRLYGLPTRVRAMLDKNL, encoded by the exons ATGACTTCGGAACAAGAG GTAGGGGTGAAATCGACTGAATATGATGGGGATGCAGTTGTCCAAGCTGGATCTAACTTTGGTCTCACGTGTAGTAAGGATGGTAAAAGTCTCATTGCTCCACACTGCTTGATTCCAT CTGTCCGAGCAGTTTTGGCTAGTGACAAAGAGACAGAGATTGCTAGTGGTATGGATGGAAAAACTTTGCCTAAAAAGTTTAACAAAGTGGTCCTGGCATATAGCGGCGGTTTAGATACCTCTGTGATTGTGCCGTGGCTTAG GGAAAATTATGGCTGTGAAGTTGTTTGCTTCACTGCTGATGTTGGCCAA GGCATTCAAGAATTAGAAGGTCTGGAACAAAAGGCCAAGGCTAGTGGAGCGTGTCAACTAGTGGTGAAGGATTTGAAAGAGGAATTTGTGAGAGATTTTGTATTTCCTTGCTTGCGAGCTGGTGCTATCtatgagagaaaatatttacTTGGGACTTCAACGGCACGACCTGTTATTGCTAAg GCCATGGTTGATGTGGCCAAAGAAGTTGGAGCCGATGCTGTTTCTCATGGATGTACAGGAAAAGGAAATGACCAG GTCCGGTTTGAGCTCACTTTCTTTGCTCTGAATCCTGAACTGAGTGTTGTTGCTCCTTGGAGGGAATGGGAAATAAAGGGAAGAGAAGATGCAATCGAATATGCTGTAAAGCATAATGTACCTGTTCCGGTGACAAAGAAATCCATATACAGCAGAGATAGGAATCTGTGGCACCTGAGTCATGAG GGGGATATCTTAGAAGATCCAGCGAATGAGCCTATGGAGGACATGTACATGATGACTGTCGACCCGAAAGAGGCACCGGATCAACCTGA GTATGTGAAGATTGGTATAGTTGAGGGTCTCCCCGTTTCAATAAATGAACAGAAACTCGCTCCTGCATCTCTTCTCTCAGAGCTGAATGACATTGGTGGTAAGCATGGGATTGGCCGTGTAGATATGGTTGAAAATCGTCTGGTGGGAATGAAGAGTCGTGGGGTCTATGAAACTCCTGGTGGGACAATACTCTTCACAGCTGTGAGAGAACTCGAGTCTCTGACACTTGATCGTGAAACCATGCAGACGAAGGATTTCCTGGCCTTGAAGTACGCCGAGTTAGTATATGCCGGCAGATGGTTTGATCCACTTCGCGAGTCAATTGATGCTTTCATGAAGGAAATCACAAAAACTACTAGTGGATCAGTGACTCTCAAACTTTATAAAGGATCTGTAAGTGTAACCGGTAGGGAAAGTCCAAACAGTCTGTACAGACAAGACATCTCCTCGTTCGAGAGTGGGGAAATCTACAATCAAGCCGATGCTGCTGGTTTCATACGTCTCTATGGATTGCCAACGAGGGTCCGCGCTATGCTTGACAAGAACCTGTAA
- the LOC140842337 gene encoding long chain acyl-CoA synthetase 1-like isoform X1, with translation MDSADFSRRMKKFAVKVEEGREGRDGKPSVGPVYRNLLAEDAFPSIDPDMSTAWQIFRTSFERYPDNRMLGWRELVEGKWGPYKWKTYKEAYEETLLVGSALRAQGIEPGARVGIYGANCPQWIVAMEACNAHSLICVPLYDTLGAGAVNYIIDHAELDIVFVQDKKVKQLLSPECTSAQRIKFIVCFSSLTEEQRDGAAAIGIKPYSWTEFLAVGKEKPSDIFPPKQFDTCTIMYTSGTSGDPKGVILTHENIVTCISGVEKFMEQFEDKMTVDDVYISFLPLAHILDRMIEEFFFYKGASVGYYHGEINEIRDDLAELKPTFLAGVPRVFERVHEGVLKAVEELNPRRRKIFSWLYKYKLFWMNRGYKQKDASPLADLLAFGKVKNRLGGRIRLIVSGGAPLSTEIEEFLRVTSCAFVVQGYGLTESCGLATLGFPDEMCMIGTVGSSFMYTEIRLEEVPEMGYDPLAEPSRGEICIKGKSAFVGYYKNPELTEEVVQDGWFHTGDIGELLPNGVIRIIDRKKNLIKLSQGEYVAVEYLEKVYGITPIVEDIWVYGDSFKSKLVAVVVPNEDNTMKWGKQNGHKDSSFVELCSLNQLKDHIILELKSTADRNKLRGFEYIKEIIVEPELFELSEKELVTATLKKRRDRMLKNYKAEIDGLYQMLNGAK, from the exons atgGATTCTGCTGATTTCAGCCGAAGAATGAAGAAATTCGCGGTTAAGGTGGAAGAAGGAAGGGAAGGCCGAGATGGGAAGCCATCCGTTGGTCCTGTGTACCGTAATCTACTGGCAGAAGATGCGTTTCCGTCGATTGATCCTGACATGTCCACCGCTTGGCAAATTTTCAG AACTTCCTTTGAAAGGTACCCTGACAATAGAATGCTGGGATGGCGTGAGTTGGTCGAGGGGAAG TGGGGTCCTTATAAGTGGAAGACATACAAAGAAGCGTACGAGGAGACTCTGCTCGTTGGTTCGGCACTGCGAGCACAGGGCATTGAACCT GGAGCTCGAGTTGGAATTTATGGTGCGAATTGTCCTCAGTGGATTGTGGCAATGGAG GCCTGCAATGCTCACAGCTTAATTTGTGTTCCTCTCTACGACACCCTTG GCGCTGGAGCAGTGAACTACATAATAGATCATGCTGAGCTTGATATTGTTTTCGTTCAAGATAAGAAAGTGAAACAA CTACTGAGCCCTGAATGCACTAGTGCTCAAAGGATAAAAT TTATTGTGTGCTTCTCTTCATTGACTGAGGAACAGCGGGATGGAGCAGCCGCTATTGGCATCAAACCTTACTCTTGGACCGAATTTCTTGCTGTG GGAAAAGAAAAGCCATCTGACATTTTTCCACCAAAGCAGTTCGATACATGCACGATTATGTATACAAGTGGAACCAGTGGAGATCCAAAGGGTGTAATTTTGACCCATGAAAACATTGTAACATGCATTAGCGGGGTCGAAAAATTCATGGAGCAATTCGAAGACAAG ATGACAGTGGACGATGTGTATATATCTTTCCTACCTCTTGCTCACATTCTTGATCGCATGATTGAAGAATTCTTCTTCTACAAGGGTGCTTCGGTCGGATACTATCATGGG GAAATCAACGAAATAAGGGACGATTTGGCGGAGTTGAAACCAACATTTTTGGCAGGAGTACCTCGAGTTTTTGAAAGAGTGCATGAAG GGGTCCTCAAAGCGGTTGAAGAGCTCAACCCTAGGAGGAGAAAGATTTTCAGCTGGCTTTACAAATA CAAACTCTTTTGGATGAACCGCGGGTACAAACAGAAAGATGCATCACCACTGGCAGATCTACTTGCTTTTGGAAAG GTCAAAAACAGGTTAGGTGGAAGGATCCGGCTCATAGTATCCGGGGGCGCGCCATTgagcactgagatagaagaaTTCCTGCGGGTTACGTCCTGTGCTTTTGTGGTACAAGGATAtg GGTTGACAGAGAGTTGTGGATTGGCAACGTTGGGGTTCCCAGATGAGATGTGCATGATTGGAACAGTTGGCTCTTCTTTCATGTATACCGAAATCCGTCTGGAGGAAGTTCCAGAGATGGGTTATGATCCACTTGCTGAACCTTCTCGTGGTGAGATATGCATCAAAGGGAAATCAGCTTTTGTAGGATACTACAAGAATCCAGAGTTGACTGAAGAAGTTGTGCAAGATGGATGGTTCCATACAG GTGACATTGGAGAGTTGTTACCCAATGGAGTCATTAGAATTATCGACAGGAAGAAGAATCTAATCAAGCTATCTCAGGGAGAGTACGTTGCTGTCGAATATCTTGAAAAAGTTTATGGTATCACCCCGATTGTGGAAGAT ATATGGGTGTACGGCGATAGCTTCAAGTCGAAGCTAGTCGCAGTAGTTGTTCCAAATGAAGACAACACCATGAAATGGGGAAAGCAGAACGGCCATAAAGATTCCAGCTTTGTGGAGCTATGCTCTTTAAACCAGCTCAAAGATCACATCATCCTTGAGCTCAAATCGACAGCCGACAGAAACAAG CTGAGAGGTTTCGAGTACATCAAAGAAATAATAGTGGAACCTGAGCTCTTCGAATTGTCTGAAAAAGAATTGGTGACAGCAACACTGAAGAAGAGAAGAGACAGAATGCTTAAGAATTACAAG GCGGAAATCGACGGACTCTATCAAATGCTGAACGGAGCTAAGTAA
- the LOC140842337 gene encoding long chain acyl-CoA synthetase 1-like isoform X2, with protein sequence MKKFAVKVEEGREGRDGKPSVGPVYRNLLAEDAFPSIDPDMSTAWQIFRTSFERYPDNRMLGWRELVEGKWGPYKWKTYKEAYEETLLVGSALRAQGIEPGARVGIYGANCPQWIVAMEACNAHSLICVPLYDTLGAGAVNYIIDHAELDIVFVQDKKVKQLLSPECTSAQRIKFIVCFSSLTEEQRDGAAAIGIKPYSWTEFLAVGKEKPSDIFPPKQFDTCTIMYTSGTSGDPKGVILTHENIVTCISGVEKFMEQFEDKMTVDDVYISFLPLAHILDRMIEEFFFYKGASVGYYHGEINEIRDDLAELKPTFLAGVPRVFERVHEGVLKAVEELNPRRRKIFSWLYKYKLFWMNRGYKQKDASPLADLLAFGKVKNRLGGRIRLIVSGGAPLSTEIEEFLRVTSCAFVVQGYGLTESCGLATLGFPDEMCMIGTVGSSFMYTEIRLEEVPEMGYDPLAEPSRGEICIKGKSAFVGYYKNPELTEEVVQDGWFHTGDIGELLPNGVIRIIDRKKNLIKLSQGEYVAVEYLEKVYGITPIVEDIWVYGDSFKSKLVAVVVPNEDNTMKWGKQNGHKDSSFVELCSLNQLKDHIILELKSTADRNKLRGFEYIKEIIVEPELFELSEKELVTATLKKRRDRMLKNYKAEIDGLYQMLNGAK encoded by the exons ATGAAGAAATTCGCGGTTAAGGTGGAAGAAGGAAGGGAAGGCCGAGATGGGAAGCCATCCGTTGGTCCTGTGTACCGTAATCTACTGGCAGAAGATGCGTTTCCGTCGATTGATCCTGACATGTCCACCGCTTGGCAAATTTTCAG AACTTCCTTTGAAAGGTACCCTGACAATAGAATGCTGGGATGGCGTGAGTTGGTCGAGGGGAAG TGGGGTCCTTATAAGTGGAAGACATACAAAGAAGCGTACGAGGAGACTCTGCTCGTTGGTTCGGCACTGCGAGCACAGGGCATTGAACCT GGAGCTCGAGTTGGAATTTATGGTGCGAATTGTCCTCAGTGGATTGTGGCAATGGAG GCCTGCAATGCTCACAGCTTAATTTGTGTTCCTCTCTACGACACCCTTG GCGCTGGAGCAGTGAACTACATAATAGATCATGCTGAGCTTGATATTGTTTTCGTTCAAGATAAGAAAGTGAAACAA CTACTGAGCCCTGAATGCACTAGTGCTCAAAGGATAAAAT TTATTGTGTGCTTCTCTTCATTGACTGAGGAACAGCGGGATGGAGCAGCCGCTATTGGCATCAAACCTTACTCTTGGACCGAATTTCTTGCTGTG GGAAAAGAAAAGCCATCTGACATTTTTCCACCAAAGCAGTTCGATACATGCACGATTATGTATACAAGTGGAACCAGTGGAGATCCAAAGGGTGTAATTTTGACCCATGAAAACATTGTAACATGCATTAGCGGGGTCGAAAAATTCATGGAGCAATTCGAAGACAAG ATGACAGTGGACGATGTGTATATATCTTTCCTACCTCTTGCTCACATTCTTGATCGCATGATTGAAGAATTCTTCTTCTACAAGGGTGCTTCGGTCGGATACTATCATGGG GAAATCAACGAAATAAGGGACGATTTGGCGGAGTTGAAACCAACATTTTTGGCAGGAGTACCTCGAGTTTTTGAAAGAGTGCATGAAG GGGTCCTCAAAGCGGTTGAAGAGCTCAACCCTAGGAGGAGAAAGATTTTCAGCTGGCTTTACAAATA CAAACTCTTTTGGATGAACCGCGGGTACAAACAGAAAGATGCATCACCACTGGCAGATCTACTTGCTTTTGGAAAG GTCAAAAACAGGTTAGGTGGAAGGATCCGGCTCATAGTATCCGGGGGCGCGCCATTgagcactgagatagaagaaTTCCTGCGGGTTACGTCCTGTGCTTTTGTGGTACAAGGATAtg GGTTGACAGAGAGTTGTGGATTGGCAACGTTGGGGTTCCCAGATGAGATGTGCATGATTGGAACAGTTGGCTCTTCTTTCATGTATACCGAAATCCGTCTGGAGGAAGTTCCAGAGATGGGTTATGATCCACTTGCTGAACCTTCTCGTGGTGAGATATGCATCAAAGGGAAATCAGCTTTTGTAGGATACTACAAGAATCCAGAGTTGACTGAAGAAGTTGTGCAAGATGGATGGTTCCATACAG GTGACATTGGAGAGTTGTTACCCAATGGAGTCATTAGAATTATCGACAGGAAGAAGAATCTAATCAAGCTATCTCAGGGAGAGTACGTTGCTGTCGAATATCTTGAAAAAGTTTATGGTATCACCCCGATTGTGGAAGAT ATATGGGTGTACGGCGATAGCTTCAAGTCGAAGCTAGTCGCAGTAGTTGTTCCAAATGAAGACAACACCATGAAATGGGGAAAGCAGAACGGCCATAAAGATTCCAGCTTTGTGGAGCTATGCTCTTTAAACCAGCTCAAAGATCACATCATCCTTGAGCTCAAATCGACAGCCGACAGAAACAAG CTGAGAGGTTTCGAGTACATCAAAGAAATAATAGTGGAACCTGAGCTCTTCGAATTGTCTGAAAAAGAATTGGTGACAGCAACACTGAAGAAGAGAAGAGACAGAATGCTTAAGAATTACAAG GCGGAAATCGACGGACTCTATCAAATGCTGAACGGAGCTAAGTAA
- the LOC140842336 gene encoding uncharacterized protein, which produces MEFNSSKEKNVMVDIEIGETTSDQILGKRKVKKSFNKFMSGILNFKGDPGAVKSGPHKAQGQEVGRMDRKFKKPPRHPKAPLLDAGDTRFVKDNVKVATKKRERMVHAKALKKMKATKSSSPSSAPSTNTISAMVITVVFFVVIICQGLGSKNSTLNAMLLPLPLSDLPGPAAPQPSPEPVTGAQFS; this is translated from the exons ATGGAATTTAACAGCTCAAAAGAAAAGAATGTCATGGTTGATATTGAGATTGGTGAGACGACAAGTGACCAAATTTTGGGCAAGAGAAAGGTGAAGAAATCATTCAACAAGTTTATGAGTGGGATTTTGAATTTCAAGGGTGATCCTGGTGCTGTTAAGTCAGGTCCACACAAAGCACAGGGACAAGAGGTTGGACGAATGGATCGAAAATTCAAGAAACCCCCTCGACATCCCAAGGCTCCCTTGTTGGATGCTGGAGACACGAGGTTCGTTAAAGATAATGTGAAGGTTGCCACCAAGAAGCGTGAGCGGATGGTGCACGCAAAGGCGTTGAAGAAGATGAAAGCAACCAAGTCATCGTCACCATCATCGGCTCCTTCTACGAACACCATCTCGGCTATGGTCATCACGGTTGTGTTTTTTGTTGTCATAATCTGTCAAG GACTTGGTTCCAAGAATAGTACTTTAAATGCGATGCTCCTTCCTCTCCCTCTCTCTGATCTCCCAGGACCAGCAGCACCTCAGCCATCGCCAGAGCCAGTGACAGGAGCACAGTTTTCCTGA